The following proteins are encoded in a genomic region of Chiroxiphia lanceolata isolate bChiLan1 chromosome 18, bChiLan1.pri, whole genome shotgun sequence:
- the LOC116795966 gene encoding translation initiation factor IF-2-like: MSTPRTRGPGSGPAPHETGTPPALERHPLAQDPGTPRNGFPRSESSPGLSLASPKAKAHRNGHLLEREPPGSQRHPPKQAPSGAKDPRPRTDTFGAGIPGAREPPARTSTSGKGSPHRGTRTPKKGLPGVRTPQKGIDASRSGRPRRESPTGPEPAAPHQPGTNTPQISLPDSPSHPPPPPTSRLCCTSGSTAHSPSTTSPRSSSALLLLRNASRESPKSTAGGGGSRSSPRGGGGCPGRGPLPAGGAAPRGAAADAERGWREGSHRRTAARSARAALEKAMSTAGPPPATALSTARPAPPPGLPPPRPCSAPPRPRHWDDDGYRDLD; this comes from the coding sequence ATGAGCACTCCCAGGACGAGAGGCCCCGGTTCAGGACCGGCACCCCACGAAACGGgcacccccccagccctggagcgGCACCCCCTGGCCCAGGATCCCGGCACCCCCCGAAATGGGTTCCCCCGGAGCGAGAGCTCACCCGGCCTAAGTTTGGCATCCCCCAAAGCGAAAGCCCACCGAAATGGGCACCTCCTGGAGAGAGAGCCCCCCGGCTCGCAGCGGCATCCTCCAAAACAGGCACCCTCCGGAGCGAAAGACCCCCGGCCCAGGACCGACACTTTTGGAGCAGGCATCCCCGGAGCGAGAGAACCCCCAGCTCGCACCAGCACCTCCGGAAAGGGCAGTCCCCATCGCGGGACTCGCACCCCCAAAAAGGGACTCCCCGGAGTAAGAACCCCCCAGAAAGGAATTGACGCCTCCCGGAGCGGGCGGCCCCGGAGAGAGAGCCCCACCGGTCCAGAGCCGGCAGCTCCCCACCAGCCGGGGACAAACACTCCCCAGATCAGCCTCCCCGACTCCCCCAGTCATCCCCCCCCGCCACCCACCTCCCGGTTGTGCTGCACCAGCGGCTCCACGGcgcacagccccagcaccaccagccccCGCAGCAGCTCCGCGCTGCTCTTGCTGCGGAACGCCTCGCGCGAGTCCCCGAAATCCacggcgggcggcggcgggtcCCGCTCCTCGCCCCGCGGAGGAGGCGGCTGCCCCGGCCGGGGTCCCCTACCCgccggcggcgcggccccgcggggagcggcggcggaCGCGGAGCGCGGGTGGCGGGAAGGGTCGCACAGGCGGACGGCAGCGCGGAGCGCCCGGGCGGCTCTCGAGAAAGCCATGAGCACGGCGGGGCCCCCGCCCGCCACCGCGTTAAGTACCGcccgcccggcaccgcccccggGGCTCCCGCCGCCACGGCCCTGCTCCGCCCCACCCCGGCCCCGGCACTGGGACGACGACGGGTACCGGGACCTCGACTGA